The nucleotide sequence TCCAAGTCCACTGACGCTCATCAGAATTGATGATCATCGGGAAGAAGTTGTGTCCAACCTCGTGGATAATAACAGAGATCATTCCATGCTTCAGCCTGTCAGAGTATGATCCGTCTTCGTTGGGTCTTCCGTAGTTAAAGCAAATCATTGGATACTCCATTCCTATAGATGCAGTATGTACTGAAATGGCTACAGGATATGTGTACTCGATGGTGAATTTTGAATAAGTTTCGAGCGTTTGCTTTACAGCCAGCGTCGAAAACTCCTCCCAAAGCGGATTACCTTCTTTTGGATAATAAGACATGGCCAATGGCTCATTTCCATCGCTCAATTTTACCGCCATTGCATCCCAGATGAATTTTCTAGATGCACAGAACCCATAGTCTCTTACGTTTTCAGCTTTGAATTTCCATGTTTTGGTTCCTGATGCTTTTGTTTTTTCGTTTTTCTTAGCTTCTTTCTCTGTTACGATGATCACAGGTTTTTCATACGATTTTTTCGCCTGTTCGAATCGTTCCATTTGATCTGCTGTGAGTACATCCTTTGGATTTTGTAGCATTCCTGTTGCACCAACTACGAAATCAGATGGAACCGTAAGGTTTACTTCATAATCACCAAAAGTCAGCGCAAACTCACCTCTACCTAAAAACTGCTTGTTCTGCCACCCTTCATTATCAATGTAGACTGCCATTCTTGGAAAGAACTGGGCGATGGTGTACAGGTAGTTATCTTCTTCCTCGAAGTACTCAAGCCCGGAACGACCACCATCAGTCATACGATTATTGATATTGTACATCCAATCAATGCTGAAAGACATGTTTTCACCAGATTCCAATGGCTTTTCTAGATCAAGTCGCATCATTGTTTTATTGATGATGTAATCCATGTTTTTACCAGCACTTTTTACGGATTTGATTTTGAATCCTCCGTCATAATCATTGTTGCCAGTTAATCCGAATACTGCAAAGGCGCTTAATGTATCCCTCATACTGCTTCTACCAATCAACGGGGAATCAGAATCAGATGCTCTCATGTTCTGATCTAGCTGAACCCAGAGGTACTCTAGATCATCAGGAGAGTTGTTATAGTAAGTGATCGTCTCGCTACCGGTGATTGACTGATTATTATCATCCAGTACAATGCTCATTTTGTAGTCAGCCTTTTGCTGCCAGTATTGATGACCTGGAGCTCCAGAAGCTGTTCTGTACACGTTGGGCGTTGGCAGCATGGTTCCAAGCTGCTCAAACTTTTGCTCCCACTCTGTGTCTTTTTGCTTTTGATCTTGCCCTATAGCTACAGAGCCAATCAAAAACGCTACGATAAGTAGAATGCTATTCTTCATAGGGTTATTATTAATGGTTTTCAGTTTAAGTAATTTGTGTCTAACATCAACATCAGCGCTATTCCACCTACTGCTGAAGAAATGATCATCTTCCAATCTTTTCTGCTCACGCCTCCAATTCCCACGAAAATGAAGCTAATTATCATGAATAATCCAACGATAATTATTTGACCCACCTCTAATCCTACATTAAAGGCAAAAAGCTGTAAAATGATTGTCTCATCTCCTCCCAACAACGCTCTGAGGTAATTTGAAAATCCCAGACCATGAATGAGCCCAAAGAAACCAGCGTATAAGTAGTTTCTCCAGATCTTGCCTTCTGCAATACGACCTTCTTTTGTAATAAGATTTGAGATTGCAGTGAACAGAATGGTCACAGGAATCAAAAATTCAATAAGATCGGCATTTATTTTAATGATTCGTAAAGTTGCAAGCGCCAATGTAATGGAGTGCCCTATGGTAAAAGCCGTAATAAGGATCAATACTTTTTTCCAGTCAGTAGATTGATAAAGCGCACAAAGCACTACTACAAAAAGAATATGATCATAGCCATTGACATCTAATATGTGATCGAAACCTAATCCGTAATACAGTCTAAACTCACTCATGGGGTTGCGAATATAAATCAAGGAAACGATCTGTTAATTTCTTAATTGAGATCATTTGATGAGTGGTATTGATCTGAGGCACATCATTTGCGTAAATTTGAATTATGATTTCACTAGCACTCATATTTTTTCAGTCTCTGCTGCATCCATTTCATGTCAGTGTCTCGGATATTAAGTATAAAGAAGATAAAAAGGCGCTTCAGATAAGTACGAGAATATTTCTAGATGACTTGGAACTTGCGCTTCAGACTTATTCTGGGAATGAAAAATTGGATATTGCCAAAGCAGAAGATTGGAATTTTGTCAAAGAGAACCTGAAGCCATACATTCTGGAGCGACTGAAACTTTGGGATGAAAAAGGGGAAGCGTATGAGCTCAACTACATTGGTGCAGAAATCGAAGATGATGTAATGTGGTGCTACATTGAAATTGAAAAAGTGAAGAAACTAAAACAGGTGAAGGTTAGCAATACAATCTTACACGAAGTATGGGGAGATCAGGAAAACCTTGTACATTTCAGGGCTTTTGATGATGTGCAGAGCGCCAGGCTTTACAAAGGGGATGAGAGTGAGATTTTTAGTTGGGACTAGTCTATTTGAAGGGATTAATAATCGTCAATGATTCAATTTTTTGATTGTGCTGTAAATCTTCAGAGTAGAGTGTTTTGCAATTTCCTTCCAAAGCGGCAGCAATAATTAACGAGTCATAAAAGGAGTACCGATAATGTTCCTTGGTTCTGATTGCCTGTAAATAAAGGTCACGTGTAGGATAGATTTCCCAAAGTGGAAATATTACCGATTTGAGATATTTCTCCGTCTCTGAATCAGGAACTTTTTTTCGAATGCACGTATTCAAAAACTCTTGAACAACCTGAAAACTGACAATGAGTTTGCCGCTCAAAAACTGCTCTGTGATTAATTCTGAGGCAATCCCTTTTTTTTCTTCACCTAAGTCATCGATTGAATAAATGAAGATATTAGTGTCTATAAATACATTATCCTCTTTCATTCATTTCGTCTCTAGTGAAAGGGGCACCGATAGGAAAACTCATTTTTTCGAAGATTTCTTTTAATTCCTTTTCTTTATTTTTTGCTTGATTTCTGGAATAGTCCTCTAACCATTCTCTAAATCGCTGATTGAGCGTAGTATTTTCTTTTCTAGCACGCTCTCTAGCTTTTTTTATCAATGTTTCATCAGCAGAAAATGTAATGTTTTTCATGTTTTACACTTTTATCGTGTACACGAAAATAGTGTAAAATTGTTTGATTTAAAACAAAGTCCCTTGAATCAACTTCGGCTTCTTCGCAAATCCATTGACTGTTCTTCCACCATACTTCCAGGAGTCTTTCCGTTCTTTTTCAATTAGATCATCCAGATTTCCACTGGGATTAAAGTCTTTCTCCATTCGTTGGGATGCATTTGTAAGTGAATTCAGTGCTCTTAACTTATCAGTATTTCCAATTTTTGCTTTTTCGACGGCTGTTTTTAAAACTGAAATACTCTCATCATACACCTGAGTAGGTACGGGAAATGGATGTCCGTCCTTGCCACCATGAGCAAATGAAAACCGGGCAGGATCTTTAAATCGAGATGTAGTACCGTAGATGACTTCACTGACCAGAGCAAGTGATTGCAAGGTTCTTGGTCCTAAACCTTTGACTAAGAGAAGTTCTTCAAATTGGTCAATGGGCAATTCATTAGAGATGGCAAGTATTGCACCAAGCCTTTTAAGATCAACATCCTTTTGACGCACATCGTGATGAGCGGGCAACCGAATTTTCCTGATTTCTTCAATCATTTTGACCGGATGTTCTTTGCTAAGTGATAGAATGGAACCTCTAGCTTCTTTCGCATTCTTATCGGTAAGGTTTAAGATATCTCCTTGATTTTTTCCATAGATGAATTGGTGAGGATCATCTATATAGCTTTTTAGGTCGGTTGAAGACCAATGATACCTCCTTGCATATCCTGAATCACCATTCATTCCTTGCTGCACGACTGACCAATCCCCTTCATCTGAAACAATGAATGAATGGAGGTAGATTTGAAAGCCATCTTGAATGGCCGTACTGTCAACTTTTGCAACGAGTCGACTACTTCTAACAAGGGAATCACCATCAAGTCCAGTTTTGTCTCCAACTCTTAAAAGCTCCTCTGGTGTCTTTCTACTATGCTTTCCACGTCCTCCGCATACATAGATGCCTAATTCCTTGGCTCGGGGATTTATAGCAGCTTTGAGTGCACCCATCACGGATGTGGTGATTCCAGAACTATGCCAATCCATTCCAAGTACACATCCCAATGACTGAAACCAGGCAGGATCACTCATTCGCCGGATAAAAGCTTTCTTTCCAAACTCCAATAAAATTGCCTCGGTGATTGCCCCTCCCAGTTTGGACATACGCTCGGCTAGCCATTTTGGTACATGGCCATTAAGTAGGGGAAGATCTGCAGATCCAGCGTGTCGCATGGATTAAATTTACTAAAAATTTTAGTTTTTCAATTTATATCAAAGACAGTCCTGAAAAGAAAATATTATTGAAGAGAAAAATTTACGCCTTCAATTAATGTCTGTCTAACCAATTTTCCTCTTTGCTTGGCAGG is from Marinobacter alexandrii and encodes:
- a CDS encoding M1 family metallopeptidase translates to MKNSILLIVAFLIGSVAIGQDQKQKDTEWEQKFEQLGTMLPTPNVYRTASGAPGHQYWQQKADYKMSIVLDDNNQSITGSETITYYNNSPDDLEYLWVQLDQNMRASDSDSPLIGRSSMRDTLSAFAVFGLTGNNDYDGGFKIKSVKSAGKNMDYIINKTMMRLDLEKPLESGENMSFSIDWMYNINNRMTDGGRSGLEYFEEEDNYLYTIAQFFPRMAVYIDNEGWQNKQFLGRGEFALTFGDYEVNLTVPSDFVVGATGMLQNPKDVLTADQMERFEQAKKSYEKPVIIVTEKEAKKNEKTKASGTKTWKFKAENVRDYGFCASRKFIWDAMAVKLSDGNEPLAMSYYPKEGNPLWEEFSTLAVKQTLETYSKFTIEYTYPVAISVHTASIGMEYPMICFNYGRPNEDGSYSDRLKHGMISVIIHEVGHNFFPMIINSDERQWTWMDEGLNTFVQYLTEQEFDDNYLDYEYPSRRGPAANIVPYMSGERGLVRPIMTNSEQIRQFGNNAYAKPATALNLLRTTVMGPELFDKAFKTYSERWAFKHPTPADLFRTLEDASAVDLDWFWRGWFYGTDYVDVDLSNVRWFQMQTEQNGLETRSIQGAGQGIDGKDDGKKDFGSAPEPFVFQEWTGGSGEYRQSMNQEKVKKSAEGKNFYELTLKNKGGLVTPVIIQWTYADGTVELEKIPAEIWKINEKEVTKVFMKSKEVAKIVIDPDKMTADAYEDNNVYPRSEEGDRFEQFKEGKD
- a CDS encoding HupE/UreJ family protein, which codes for MSEFRLYYGLGFDHILDVNGYDHILFVVVLCALYQSTDWKKVLILITAFTIGHSITLALATLRIIKINADLIEFLIPVTILFTAISNLITKEGRIAEGKIWRNYLYAGFFGLIHGLGFSNYLRALLGGDETIILQLFAFNVGLEVGQIIIVGLFMIISFIFVGIGGVSRKDWKMIISSAVGGIALMLMLDTNYLN
- a CDS encoding DUF6702 family protein, which produces MISLALIFFQSLLHPFHVSVSDIKYKEDKKALQISTRIFLDDLELALQTYSGNEKLDIAKAEDWNFVKENLKPYILERLKLWDEKGEAYELNYIGAEIEDDVMWCYIEIEKVKKLKQVKVSNTILHEVWGDQENLVHFRAFDDVQSARLYKGDESEIFSWD
- a CDS encoding PIN domain-containing protein, with protein sequence MKEDNVFIDTNIFIYSIDDLGEEKKGIASELITEQFLSGKLIVSFQVVQEFLNTCIRKKVPDSETEKYLKSVIFPLWEIYPTRDLYLQAIRTKEHYRYSFYDSLIIAAALEGNCKTLYSEDLQHNQKIESLTIINPFK
- a CDS encoding DUF763 domain-containing protein, with the translated sequence MRHAGSADLPLLNGHVPKWLAERMSKLGGAITEAILLEFGKKAFIRRMSDPAWFQSLGCVLGMDWHSSGITTSVMGALKAAINPRAKELGIYVCGGRGKHSRKTPEELLRVGDKTGLDGDSLVRSSRLVAKVDSTAIQDGFQIYLHSFIVSDEGDWSVVQQGMNGDSGYARRYHWSSTDLKSYIDDPHQFIYGKNQGDILNLTDKNAKEARGSILSLSKEHPVKMIEEIRKIRLPAHHDVRQKDVDLKRLGAILAISNELPIDQFEELLLVKGLGPRTLQSLALVSEVIYGTTSRFKDPARFSFAHGGKDGHPFPVPTQVYDESISVLKTAVEKAKIGNTDKLRALNSLTNASQRMEKDFNPSGNLDDLIEKERKDSWKYGGRTVNGFAKKPKLIQGTLF